The Acanthochromis polyacanthus isolate Apoly-LR-REF ecotype Palm Island chromosome 16, KAUST_Apoly_ChrSc, whole genome shotgun sequence genome segment ctccttctgcccacatcggctcatcccgtcctgtgatcacataaacatatacacatatgtctatgtgatcaccccctcctccccccagacgaaaatattcagagctcgtctcttcccttcccATTCGgtccatttcggctcatcctgtcgtgttcttcggctcatctctgctcctccattcctgtttcttaccacctgaatgtccgggtggctgccgactctgacgtcacgcttcacttcgttgcttcacttcgttgcataaacacaagacaagatgctgaagacagaacgaaggcaacgaaggtcggttcacactgggttcaatctgtcatcaggaaatgtgggccagaactttctaaaaatggaaaaaggatCCGAATTTTCGGGCCGTCTGTGTCACAAGCCCCCCctcccccgtcggacgttacggggcagaacgaatattcggatattcgtctttaacaGGGCCCGAATactcggaggccagaaaccagtGTTTGGGCCAGCCCTACACTGAATAGATTTAAACACGTTTATCgtctgacagctgcagaatgctgacAAATAAATCCACCTGAAAGTACAAAACTTGGActgaaaagtgtttttcttctatttACACATAAAGAAACGTTCCacacaaagtgcttcagttCTCATGGTGAATCTGACATTTTACATGTTCTAACTGTAACGTGACGATCAGGATGTCGTCATGGAAACAGCAACTGGACCGCATCTCCCTCTCTAGAATAATTTAATCAATAAATACTGATGTTTCGGTTCTAAGAGGTTCCGTTAATAGAACTGGAATGTTAAACATCGATCTGACATAATCTGCTCACGTGTTCAGACCTGCGTGTGCTGAGCATCAcgtatgtaaatatatatagtCTCTGACCTTCCTACTCATGCCATCACCTCAGCCACTCACATGCTGCCTTACAGCTGCCTGggtgttgtcatggcaacagcGTTTCCATACGTCCAGCAGAACATCGACTCGCCACGGAACGATGGAACGTCTGAAGCTCAGCGTGTCCACAAATGGTTCTGGTTCCTTTGGAACTACAGATGATTGATGAGCTTCAGATGTTCCCTCAGACTGTCAGCTCTGCACTcattgattgattattgatttaaTATCCAACTATTTTCAGTAGTGATCGGTcgctttgagtcattttaataaaatctgtcctaaattctgtgatttcagctccTACAGGGAATACTTTCTGGTTTCAGTGAACGGAAGAAGGAAACTCTGACCCACGTTCTAGAACCAAACAGCTGATTGGCTCCTCCAGTAAACATCTCTAACAGTGACATTCTGTAAAGCAGGTGACTTGATGAGCAGACAGACTAGACGTTTAGATGTTCTAATGAGTGGAACCAGTGGAACCTGTGTGCTAGGACTCCTGCAGCAGAGGATCTTCAGTCTCCAGCTCGGCCAGCTGCCTCCTCAGACTGTTCACTTTGTTCTGGAGCTCCTTGTTGTACTCGATGATGTGGACCATCTCCTCGTAGGCCTCATCCAGACATTTGGAGGAACGGTTCCAGCGGAGGAACACTCCTAAAACAGCAGAACTCTGTGAGGAAACTGATGGAATGAAATGCTCAGTTACTGCTGGACGTGGAAATAGGAAgatcagagaacagagaaaccGTTATAATAACACGCTATTAACATACAGACTCACATGAATCACATTACTGATACAGGCAGAggaaacaacctgaaaacatctTTAGAAGAATGAGAACCACAAAGACTGTTAACTCTGAgcctgaacaaacacacacatattggACACAGTTGTTGTGTCTTCAGTTGAGGAACGCGACACACAAACTCCTCCATGGTGAGTTCCGTCACGTTTTCTTTGCTCTACGATCTGACGTCCGGCACACAGAAATGGTTGAACTTTCTAtgaccattttgtgtctgtttgtgttgttttgtgaatgtttgtgttgttttgtggtcagTAACTCCTGATAACTGTAAATGATGGCTGACTGACCATCAGGATCGAACCCTGACCATGTTGAACACATCTCCTTCCTCTCATCTTTATCTGAATCATTTTTCCTGTGATGATCTAACAGTCATGGGGAGTAAAGGAGTGATAATTCCACATTATTCAGTGACTCAACCATCCTGTTTGTCGGTTAACACCCACAGAGCAGGTTCATGACCATGAGCTGAGTAATGAGGAgagatgagcagcagcagaatgacCTGAGGTTAGTGGAGGAGTTACTGACAGCATGGTCACAATGTAGGACTGGAACGCTCAGCAACCGAATCCTGACCCTACCAACCCCACCAGCCCTACCAACCCTACCAGCCCTACCAGCCCTACCAACCCTACCAGCCCTACCAGCCCTACCAACCCTACCAGCCCTACCAGCCCTACCAACCCTACCAGCCCTACTAACCCTACCAACCCTACCAACCCTACCAACCCTACCAACCCTACCAACCCTACCAGCCCTACCAGCCCTACCAACCCTACCAGCCCTACCAACCCTACCAGCCCTACCAGCCCTACCAACCCTACCAGCCCTACCAgccctactaaccctactaaccctaccaACCCTACCAACCCTACCAGCCCTACCAGCCCTACTAACCCTACCAACCCTAAGACTGGAACATTCAACAACAACCTGAATCATCTGCAGGTGATTCATCAAACTTCTCTGTGTTTCATCAGGTTAATTAGTAAAGGAGGAAGCCTTCAGGAGATTCTAAAGTAGTTTCTAAACAGGTGAAGTTTTAACCAGGGGAGGTTTTTAAACAGGTGAAGTGAGACTGTTCCGCTTCATCAGTGACTCATTGAGACATTGaggatgttttatttaaacactATTTGAAGCACAGAATGTTCTGTGATAGAATAACAGAGAACAGAATGAGGCACCAATTAACCCCAGACTGACTCCAGATCTGCTGAGGATCTCCTCCAACGTCACCGTTTGAatccatgtttgttttcctgttaattATTCTCCTGTTTATTCTGTTGGTTCAGTGAAAATGAGGCCACGTCCTCAATGATCCTCCACATTTACACAAAGACCGAATGAATATGAAGGACCCTTTCATTTATAATGACATTATCAGTAATAATTATCAGTACAGATAATTAATAATGATTAATGATGAGTACTGTACCTGGATATGTACAGACATACAGTCACTGGTAGATCCTGTCAGCCATACCAGATTAATCATATGAATAATTATTACAGCTGAATAAGTACAACAGAGACAGGACATGACATCAGAGTCAGTTCTACTCTGGTAACTGATTGATCGATCGATCGATTGAGATCAAtaacagtttgtctcctgctaTTCTGATTTCCCACTAAGATCCAgatctttaatatttattattagttATTGTTTCCAGACTGTTTCAGGCTAATCTGTAACTACCTGTTAGCCTAGCTGCAAGCCGTTAGCATAGCATCAGCAGCTAATGTCCTGGTTAGTTTTGATGTTTGTGCTTCCTGTTAGCCTAGCtgttagccgttagcatagcattagcagcTAATGTCCTGGTTAGTTTTGATGTTTGTGCTTCCTGTTAGCCTAActgctagccgttagcatagcattagcagcTAATGTTCTGGTTAGTGTTGATGTTTGTGCTTCCTGTTCACTTCCTGGTTGTTTTACTGTCAGTTAAAGTTAATCTGACTGTAGGAACATGCTACGCTGCTACAGCTAGCATTAGCCACAGGCTAAGAGGCAAAGCTAACCTCtcaatgttagcattagcttagcatcaTCAGCAGAATCAGTTCAGCTTCACTGGAAGGTGAATTATTTCAGGTGTTTCAGTGTAAAAAAGTAGAACATTTCAGTTAATCTACTGAGAAAGAGTAAATAAACTAATAACTGATAATTAAGACAGAAGCAGAAGAAACCTTGGAACAGGTGAGAAGATCAAACATCTGATCTGCTGCCAGCTGGTTCCTGGACAATCCAGACAAACAATAGCTAAGTCTGTAAAGCTGTTAGTCTGTGGCTTTTGTGGAAAGCTCTTGTTTAGGAAATGATCACCTAAAGAACGTAGAAAACAACCAGAGTTTGTGTTTATTCTTTCTATAgttcttcatcttctcctgAACCAGCAGGTATCTCTGCAACATAAGCTGAAGAACCAGAGAGGGAACAGGAATCCTTCAGTAAATCTGGACTTAATCTGCACTAAGCTACAACCAGCTCCTCCTTCATCACGTCAGCAGATAGAACCTGCTGGGGAAGAGCTTCTGAGAACATCCTGAACCTCCACGAGTCCTAGAAGGTGCCCTGGATGTGGTTCTGTTTCTGAtcattcaccagagaaaactttaaaaaggtcATTCTGGGAAAACTTTAAGGCTCACATCAGCACCAATAGAACAGATTTATTCTTTAGACTGGGACTCCTGGACAGATCTggagccagtttttttttttttaaccagaacTTGGCTAAAATTACGCAAAAATGGTCCCAAATTTTTCTAGATTTGTCGGCAGCAGGTTCAGCTGGTTCTCAGATGTCATGTGGTCTTCATTTGACTGAAGCAGTAAAGAAGGTCTGAACCTGCTGGAACCACCAGTCTGCTGGACGGCTCTGctcagacacaaaactacacaagttGGTCCAGGAACAACAAACTACACTTGATCCAGTTAACTTCCTGCTTCGGTTTCTgacattaaaacactaaaaccagCTGCTTGACATTCTGCAGGTccctctgtgattggctgaaaccCGATGCAGACAGACACCAATGTTTagggtctctttgtggttgttttgtgtctctgtggttgttttgtgtctctttgtggttgttttgtgtctctttgtggttgttttgtgtctctttgtggttgttttgtgcctctgtggttgttttgtgtctctttgtggttgttttgtgtctctttgtggttgttttgtgcctctctgtggttgttttgtgtctctctgtggttgttttgtgtctctgtggttgttttgtgtctctttgtggttgttttgtgtctctttgtggttgttttgtgcctctttgtggttgttttgtgcctctgtggttgttttgtgtctctttgtggttgttttctgtctctttgtggttgttttgtgcctctgtggttgttttgtgtctctttgtggttgttttgtgtctctttgtggttgttttgtgcctctgtggttgttttgtgtctctctgtggttgttttgtgtctctgtggttgttttgtgtctctttgtggttgttttgtgtctctttgtggttgttttgtgcctctttgtggttgttttgtgcctctttgtggttgttttgtgcctctgtggttgttttgtgtctctctgtggttgttttctgtctctttgtggttgttttgtgtctctttgtagttgttttgtgtctctttgtggttgttttgtgtctctgtggttgttttgtgtctctgtggttgttttgtgtctctctgtggttgttttgtgtctctttgtggttgttttgtgtctctgtggttgttttgtgtctctttgtggttgttttgtgtctctttgtggttgttttgtgtctctttgtagttgttttgtgtctctttgtggttgttttgtgtctctgtggttgttttgtgtctctctgtggttgttttgtgtctctttgtggttgttttgtgtctctttgtggttgttttgtgcctctgtggttgttttgtgtctctttgtggttgttttgtgtctctctgtggttgttttgtgtctctctggttgttttgtgtctctgtggttgttttgtgtctctgtggttgttttgtgtctctgtggttgttttgtgtctctttgtggttgttttgtgcctctttgtggctgttttgtgcctctgtggttgttttgtgtctctttgtggtcatgttgtgtctctttgtggttgttttgtgtctctttgtggttgttttgtgcctctgtggttgttttgtgtctctgtggttgttttgtgtctctgtggttgttttgtgtctctgtggtcgttttgtgtctctttgtggtcgttttgtgtctcgttgtggtcgttttgtgtctcgttgtggtcgttttgtgtctttgtggtcgttttgtgtctttgtggtcgttttgtgtctctgtggtcgttttgtgtctctgtggttgttttgtgtctctctgtggttgttttgtgtctctctgtggtcgttttgtgtctctgtggttgttttgtgtctctctgtggttgttttgtgtctctgtggttgttttgtgtctctctgtggtcgttttgtctctttgtggtcgttttgtgtctcgttgtggtcgttttgtgtctttgtggtcgttttgtgtctctctgtggtcgttttgtgtctctgtggtcgttttgtgtctctctgtggttgttttgtgtctctgtggttgttttgtgtctctctgtggttgttttgtgtctctgtggttgttttgtgtctctttgtggttgttttgtgtctctgtggttgttttgcgtctctgtggttgttttgcgtctctctgtggttgttttgcgtctctgtggtcgttttgtctctctgtggtcgttttgtctctctgtggtcgttttgtgtctctttgtggtcgttttgtgtctcgttgtggtcgttttgtgtctcgttgtggtcgttttgtgtctcgttgtggtcgttttgtgtctttgtggtcgttttgtgtctctctgtggtcgttttgtgtctctgtggttgttttgtgtctctctgtggttgttttgtgtctctgtggttgttttgtgtctctctgtggtcgttttgtgtctctgtggttgttttgtgtctctctgtggttgttttgtgtctctgtggttgttttgtgtctctctgtggtcgttttgtctctttgtggtcgttttgtgtctcgttgtggtcgttttgtgtctttgtggtcgttttgtgtctctgtggttgttttgtgtgtctctgtggttgttttgtgtctctttgtggttgttttgtgcctctgtggttgttttgtgtctctttgtggttgttttgtgtctctttgtggttgttttgtgtctctttgtggttgttttgtgtctctttgtggttgttttgcgtctctgtggttgttttgtgtctctttgtggttgttttgtgtctctctgtggttgttttgtgtctctgtggttgttttgtgtctctttgtggttgttttgtctctctgtggtcgttttgtgtctctgtggtcgttttgtgtctctgtggttgttttttgtctctttgtggtcgttttgtctctttgtggtcgttttgtgtctctgtggtcgttttgtgtctcgttgtgctcgttttgtgtctcgttgtgctcgttttgtgtctcgttgtgctcgttttgtgtctcgttgtgctcgttttgtgtctcgttgtgctcgttttgtgtctctctgtggttgttttgtgtctctgtggtcgttttgtgtctctctgtggtcgttttgtgtctctgtggtcgttttgtgtgtctgtggtcgttttgtgtctttgtggttgttttgtgtctttgtggttgttttgtgtctttgtggttgttttgtgtctctctgtggttgttttgtgtctctctgtggttgttttgtgtgtctctgtggttgttttgtgtgtctgtggttgttttgtgtgtctgtggttgttttgtgtctttgtggttgttttgtgtctctgtggttgttttgtgtctctctgtggttgttttgtgtctctgtggttgttttgtgtctctctgtggttgttttgtgtctctctgtggttgttttgtgtctctttgtggccgttttgtgtctctttgtggccgttttgtgtctctttgtggccgttttgtgtctctttgtggccgttttgtgtctttgtggttgttttgtgtctctttgtggttgttttgtgtctctctgtggttgttttgtgtctcgctgtggttgttttgtgtctctgtggttgttttgtgtctctttgtggccgttttgtgtctctttgtggccgttttgtgtctctttgtggccgttttgtgtctctgtggttgttttgtgtctctctgtggttgttttgtgtctctctgtggttgttttgtgtctcgctgtggttgttttgtgtctctgtggttgttttgtgtctctctgtggttgttttgtgtctctctgtggttgttttgtgtctcgttgtggttgttttgtgtctctgtggttgttttgtgtctctgtggttgttttgtgtctttgtggttgttttgtgtctctgtggttgttttgtgtctctgtggttgttttgtgtctgtggttgttttgtgtgtctctgtggttgttttgtgtctctttgtggccgttttgtgtctctttgtggccgttttgtgtctctttgtggccgttttgtgtctttgtggttgttttgtgtctctttgtggttgttttgtgtctctgtggttgttttgtgtctctttgtggccgttttgtgtctttgtggttgttttgtgtctctttgtggccgttttgtgtctttgtggttgttttgtgtctctttgtggccgttttgtgtctctttgtggttgttttgttctctGTTGCTTTAGGTAACTATATATTCTGAATAACATCTCATTGTTGGCAAGTTTCATCTAATAACATGAAAAACGAAATTATTTTCTAATTAATGCAGATTTTCATAAATCccataaatcagtaaaaactgtACGTTTACATTCAGAACGAACTCCAAAACATCATCCAGATTCAGAGCTCTGTGGTCTCACTGAGGAGATGTTTCGTTAAAAAATTACGTTTTAATCCAGTATTTCTGACGTTCTCTGCCTGCATTAATAAACACGTTGCATAAGACTGCTGCTCAGTGCCAATATTAGCATCAGACGCTAACGGAGGGCTGCTAGTAAAACGCTGCTCAGTGCCAATATTAGCATCAGACGCTAACGGAGGGCTGCTAGTAAAACGCTGCTCAGTGCCAATATTAGCATCAGACGCTAACGGAGGGCTGCTAGTAAAACGCTGCTCAGTGCCAATATTAGCATCAGACGCTAACGGAGGGTTGCTAGTAAAACGCTGCTCAGTGCCAATATTAGCATCACACGCTAACGGAGGGCTGCTAGTAAAACGCTGCTCAGTGCCAATATTAGCATCAGACGCTAACGGAGGGCTGCTAGTAAAACGCTGCTCAGTGCCAATATTAGCATCAGACGCTAACGGAGGGCTGCTAGTAAAACGCTGCTCAGTGCCAATATTAGCATCAGACGCTAACGGAGGGTTGCTAGTAAAACGCTGCTCAGTGCCAATATTAGCATCACACGCTAACGGAGGGCTGCTAGTAAAACGCTGCTCAGTGCTAATATTAGCATCAGATGCTAATAAAGGTATACCTTTTTGtgcagtgatagaagacagatggaactgtcttgtagaaaaatttggggtctctggtacctgtcccacactgagatttttgccaccaaaaatagccaattaaaaatctcgtccaactttgggagctcatattttccaaactgaggtacctagaaagctccagtttgctaagttatcacacaagtttgtgtagaatggaacccaggggtgttagaacacttctgtgcagtatttctagtacttttaaggtcccaaactccactcgtgagtaggtgtctcttaattttttatcatttttaggaagcccccacggcctgcagagtgtagggaaacacctggggatgtttgtggggcactagctacatgcagaggccttgtttaccaactcacagctctctggtatgtctagaggctgacaaataaccactgaaagatgcaaaaaacgctggcgaggctttttatagcccaaattctgaaaatttcagacccccacaactcagaaactatttgagctacaggcctacaatttagcatagaaagtacttttgtgagtGTCTAATGGCATACacatttaggactaatttgaaaatggtacagaaaccaccatctggtgaaaccacacggaatgaccctaaGAGAGTTAGagaagtcattttagacaaatttacacacattttagaCCAGTTTAGACTCATTTCAGTccagttttaagtcatttcaaACAGGTTGTGAGTAGTTTAGGACAGATTCTGAGTTATTTCCACTAACCATCCAAGTGAAAGGACCTGAGATCGTCCTCATATCGTTCCATGATGAGATCCATCATCTTATTCTGCATTAGTGACGCTTTAATACGTCGTACATCTTTAATGCAGAGAGATAAATGTCTGTGTCCTCTCAGTCCCATTAAAGATAAGATAAAGAAGATAAAGGCATTTAAACATGACTGAAGGAGACTTCAGGTTTATGAACTGCAGCTGTTTGAATCTACAGAGGAGGAGAGTTTAAAGTCAGCAGGAGTCTACAGCCACATTAACCAGCTGAGATGAATAAAATCCTCCTCTGACTGTGTGAGGCTTCAGGTTTGAACTCGCCTTCATTCCAAACATGAACCACAGTCCAAACCACAGAGATGCTGTTCTACTGGTTCACACAGTTTCACTCCCGCTTCTACTGCAGGAATTCACATCTCAGAAGGTTTATAGTGAAATAAAAAGAGGCAGTTCATGTCTAACAGTTAGATTCATATAAAACTAAACCAGCATTACACTGATCCACACGTTTAGAACATTCTCATTAAAACCTGAGATAACATGGaaataaactgattttattaaagtgtttttgtgCGACTCTCCTCCATTAAACAACCTGGATCTAGTTCTTACCTGTCTCACCTGACTACAGCTGACCCAGGATCAGTGTTCCTACAGACTACGGtgctctgctgcctcctgctggagGTTCTGGTCCTTACCTTCCCACAGCAGCAGACTCTGAGGAGCCACCGAGGGCCAGATGACCAGACTGTTGGCTTCATACAGAGGGTTGGTGAGACGCTCCAGCTCCTGAGGACGATTCACCCACGACCACAGGGACACCGTCTTCTCAGGGAGGGACAGTTTGGACCTAGCGGACGTGAAACAGTCAGCATTTAGTCCTCCAGCAGGAGAAGCAGCAGGAGAAGCAGGAGGAGAACCAGGAGGAGAGCCAGGAGGCTGGGCGCTCCACAGGAACACAGGTTCTTcttgtttaaccctcgtgtcgtcctgtgggtcaaaactgacccattttaaattttaaaatgtgaaaaaaataatatatattttcacagtgaaacttctgatgtccacattttcaacacttttgggaaatctctgaacatttgttaaatgttaaaactttttctttaagaacattcacaaaataaatttgctggattttggttgatttttatgtgaatgttcttgaagaaaatattagaagttttactgatatttatggaatcacttcagacacttttaggatttttactcatttttgaaaatatttacaagaattttcttgtcaaatttggagaattttttttaaataaaacttttgaggaattattggaattttcttcctgaaggttttgcaaattttcagaaatttggggaatttttttgatgaatttttttaaaatttatttcagacaaagaaacaatattttatgtgcctgtaaatgaggacaacaggacggTTAAAACAGTCGGACTGATGAAAAGtgaataaaactaataaaaacaataagtgCAATCAGTGAATTTAAACcctaaaaccagtaaaaccagtggAGGAAGTGAACCCAGTAGAAGAACATGAAGGTAAATGAGGAGAGAacgttctgtttgttctttagtGCAGCTCCGTTTATAA includes the following:
- the LOC127530325 gene encoding protein kinase 4-like isoform X1, producing MKLANNEMLFRIYSYLKQQRTKQPQRDTKRPQRDTKQPQRHKTATKRHKTTTKTQNGHKETQNNHRDTKQPQRDTKQPQRHKTATKRHKTATKRHKTATKRHKTTTETHKTTTDTKQPQRHKTTTETQNNHKDTKQPQRHKTTTETQNNHNETQNNHRETQNNHRETQNNHRDTKQPQRDTKQPQRDTKQPQRDTKQPQRHKTATKRHKTATKRHKTATKRHKTTTETQNNHSETQNNHRETQNNHKETQNNHKDTKRPQRDTKRPQRDTKRPQRDTKRPQRDTKQPQRDTKQPQRDTKQPQRHKTTTERHKTTTETQNNHKDTKQPQTHKTTTDTQNNHRDTQNNHRETQNNHRETQNNHKDTKQPQRHKTTTKTQNDHRHTKRPQRHKTTTERHKTTTETQNNHRETQNEHNETQNEHNETQNEHNETQNEHNETQNEHNETQNDHRDTKRPQRDKTTTKRQKTTTETQNDHRDTKRPQRDKTTTKRHKTTTETQNNHRETQNNHKETQNNHRDAKQPQRDTKQPQRDTKQPQRDTKQPQRDTKQPQRHKTTTKRHKTTTETHKTTTETQNDHKDTKRPQRDTKRPQRDKTTTERHKTTTETQNNHRETQNNHRDTKRPQRDTKQPQRHKTTTERHKTTTETQNDHRETQNDHKDTKRPQRDTKRPQRDTKRPQRDTKRPQRDTKRPQRDKTTTERQNDHRDAKQPQRDAKQPQRRKTTTETQNNHKETQNNHRDTKQPQRDTKQPQRHKTTTERHKTTTETQNDHRETQNDHKDTKRPQRDTKRPQRDKTTTERHKTTTETQNNHRETQNNHRDTKRPQRDTKQPQRDTKQPQRHKTTTETQNDHKDTKRPQRHKTTTTRHKTTTTRHKTTTKRHKTTTETQNNHRDTKQPQRHKTTTEAQNNHKETQNNHKETQHDHKETQNNHRGTKQPQRGTKQPQRDTKQPQRDTKQPQRHKTTTERHKTTTEAQNNHKETQNNHKETQNNHRGTKQPQRDRKQPQRDTKQPQRHKTTTKRHKTTTKRHKTTTKRHKTTTETQNNHRETQNNHREAQNNHKETQNNHKETQNNHRGTKQPQRDTKQPQRDTKQPQRDTKQPQRHKTTTKRP
- the LOC127530325 gene encoding protein kinase 4-like isoform X2: MKLANNEMLFRIYSYLKQQRTKQPQRDTKRPQRDTKQPQRHKTATKRHKTTTKTQNGHKETQNNHRDTKQPQRDTKQPQRHKTATKRHKTATKRHKTATKRHKTTTETHKTTTDTKQPQRHKTTTETQNNHKDTKQPQRHKTTTETQNNHNETQNNHRETQNNHRETQNNHRDTKQPQRDTKQPQRDTKQPQRDTKQPQRHKTATKRHKTATKRHKTATKRHKTTTETQNNHSETQNNHRETQNNHKETQNNHKDTKRPQRDTKRPQRDTKRPQRDTKRPQRDTKQPQRDTKQPQRDTKQPQRHKTTTERHKTTTETQNNHKDTKQPQTHKTTTDTQNNHRDTQNNHRETQNNHRETQNNHKDTKQPQRHKTTTKTQNDHRHTKRPQRHKTTTERHKTTTETQNNHRETQNEHNETQNEHNETQNEHNETQNEHNETQNEHNETQNDHRDTKRPQRDKTTTKRQKTTTETQNDHRDTKRPQRDKTTTKRHKTTTETQNNHRETQNNHKETQNNHRDAKQPQRDTKQPQRDTKQPQRDTKQPQRDTKQPQRDTKQPQRHKTTTERHKTTTETQNNHRETQNDHRDTKRPQRDTKRPQRHKTTTTRHKTTTKRQNDHRETQNNHRDTKQPQRDTKQPQRHKTTTERHKTTTERHKTTTETQNDHRDTKRPQRHKTTTKTQNDHNETQNDHNETQNDHKETQNDHRDTKQPQRHKTTTETQNNHRGTKQPQRDTKQPQRDTT